One window from the genome of Crassostrea angulata isolate pt1a10 chromosome 2, ASM2561291v2, whole genome shotgun sequence encodes:
- the LOC128171447 gene encoding uncharacterized protein LOC128171447 — MDTASSQYITASSQYITASSPCQVHLCSKCPGDTAYYCVSCPCDLCPQCKENHVKDLKTIDHDVVSHRDKISYIPTQEICVRHPRHVYTKYCEPCQVPACNNCQTHRKHTQIDVTTAYKTKRQQHRGTIHTIRSEALFYRPVLLTGIKADVKTCHTEFSPLQSEMLTKAQKLKDLIDYVVYDLLNNVLCYFKHRCKKQKIKMIRHIVRLRRYEHRYVQPAFTFSALQFLSFTKTALPQIHLTLHTSQLSMTESLNKEDVMESLSAIQITERGNRRVGNQCLLKLTSGAEFHQSLTVTGVYCCDHISCVTSDRVWVSGINNLMLTDTTGVPLHRVEDSCSYISGLHTVNSESELIYIDWNSNINKLSKDMKTTTTFIERTDSTWEPRCVYWSPSTGDLLVGMYNSDTKTGKVTRYNQSGQLTQTIQNDNTGRGLYRSPNYITENNNGDVVVSDIIDFVSGTVVVTERGGRHRFSYTGHPSGSRLWPCGICTDALSHILVCDGRTKTVQMINKDGQFLSHLLTKSQEMGVPWSLSYDVNTHRLWVGYNNNKVCVYRYITRQDALTDKHRPRPDEEAMSSSTPAV; from the exons ATGGACACAGCAAGCTCCCAATACATCACAGCAAGCTCCCAATACATCACAGCAAGCTCCCCGTGCCAAGTACATCTGTGTTCTAAGTGTCCGGGGGACACAGCGTACTATTGTGTATCAtgtccatgtgatctgtgtccCCAGTGTAAAGAGAACCATGTAAAAGATCTCAAAACAATAGACCATGATGTTGTGTCACACCGTGATAAAATCAGCTACATCCCAACACAAGAGATCTGTGTGAGACATCCTCGCCATGTTTATACAAAGTACTGTGAACCTTGTCAAGTTCCCGCCTGTAATAATTGCCAAACACATAGAAAACACACTCAGATAGATGTTACAACAGCCTATAAAACAAAGCGACAACAACACAGAGGAACCATTCACACCATCAGGAGTgaggctctcttttacagacctgttctcctgACAGGAATCAAAGCTGATGTCAAAACCTGTCACACAGAATTCTCCCCCCTTCAATCagagatgttaacaaaggccCAGAAACTGAAGGATCTCATTGACTATGTGGTATATGATCTATTGAACAATGTGTTATGTTACTTCAAACacagatgtaaaaaacaaaagataaaaatgatCAGACATATTGTCAGACTAAGGAGATATGAACACAGATATGTACAGCCAGCATTCACATTCAGTGCGCTACAATTCCTCTCCTTCACAAAGACAGCCCTCCCCCAGATACATCTtacactccacaccagccagctctccatgactgagtcactcaacaaggaggatgtgatggagtcactgagtgcaatccaaatcacagagagaggaaaccgacgcgtaggaaaccagtgtctgctgaaactgacgtcTGGTGCTGAGTTCCATCAATCTCTCACAGTGACAGGTGTTTATTGTTGTgatcacatttcctgtgtgacatcagaccgggtctgggtcagtggTATAAACAATCTCatgttgacagacacaacaggtgtccctctacatcgtgtggaggATTCATGTAGTTATATATCtggattacacacagtgaacagtgagagtgaactgatttatatagattgGAATtctaacatcaacaaactgtcaaaggatatgaaaacaaccaccacatttatagagagaacagactctacatgggaaccacggtgtgtgtactggtccccgtccactggggatctactggtcgggatgtatAACAGTGATACAAagacaggcaaggtaacccggtacaaccagagtggacaactcacacaaaccatacagAACGACAACACAGGACGGGGACTGTATAGATCACctaactatataacagagaacaacaatggggatgtcgtggtgtctgacatTATAGACTTTGTGTCTGGtactgtagtggtgacagagcgtggaggaagacatcgtttctcctacacaggacatccatcAGGATCACGACTATGGCCAtgtggaatctgtactgacgcgctgtcacacatcctggtgtgtgatggtagaaccaaaacagtacagatgataaataaggacggtcagttcctgtcacatctactgacaaAATCACAAGAGATGGGTGTACCATggagcctgagttatgatgtcaacactcaccgtctctgggtcggatacaacaacaacaaggtgtgtgtctacaggtatatcaccagacaggacgctctgacag ATAAACACAGACCCCGTCCTGATGAGGAGGCCATGTCCAGCTCAACACCAGCCGTATAA
- the LOC128171420 gene encoding talin-1-like, translating into MTSSYTLYKYTCRFNHPVTRNVLDTIPFHRKQRKFASSNATLSGGSPYKVRDVSNAYGISNHEEYSLVCEMMDDKKEKMLTLRRDKSIAKDQKKLDEMGKKLHTDDELEWLDHSRTLREQGVLDVDTLLLRRKFFFSDQNVDQRDPVQLNLLYVQVT; encoded by the exons ATGACTTCATCTTATACTTTATATAAGTATACATGCCGTTTTAACCACCCAGTGACCCGAAACGTCCTCGATACCATTCCATTTCatcgaaagcaacggaagtttGCATCGAGCAACGCGACGCTTAGCGGCGGCTCTCCATATAAAGTCAGAGATGTTTCGAATGCATACG GTATCTCTAACCATGAGGAATACTCCCTGGTCTGCGAGATGATGGACGACAAGAAAGAGAAGATGCTGACTCTCCGCCGAGACAAGTCCATCGCCAAGGACCAGAAGAAACTCGACGAGATGGGAAAGAAACTCCACACGGACGACGAAC TGGAGTGGTTGGACCATTCACGGACCCTGAGGGAACAGGGGGTGTTGGACGTGGACACACTACTGCTGAGGAGGAAGTTCTTTTTCTCCGACCAAAATGTGGACCAGCGTGACCCTGTACAACTCAACCTGCTATACGTACAGGTAACTTAG